A DNA window from Acidimicrobiales bacterium contains the following coding sequences:
- a CDS encoding glycosyltransferase family 4 protein: MNLRTGNYREGRPRAVKPRALLLSLDYAPQTGGQPRLITAIVEATADMVDWKVITAAPGAPDERVVRAGGMRSMVTQTLRARRWLDAADDRLVVSAHAYLGPLAHVVGLLSKAPVSTLCYGRELVPANLAHRLALSTLRLDHKVVTISRHSQDVVRGLGVKPQHSAWVGCELKPRFTRPGDPSPRTQAGLHAVAVTRLCEGYKNLEVTLRAVALLVADGTVEHYTIVGDGPRRASLQRRIDRLGLGEHVTLAGRLDDRQLGDLLQTAHVGLFPSRVSRAEGGFEGFGIVVQEFAAAGLPVIVGDVGGAGDAARTEWAKLVQPDDLAAWVDALDELARDEPLRMSMAQAAHRFGQTLDTATTARSFLDALRGVPAPTPISRRNLLGVN, translated from the coding sequence GTGAACCTGCGGACAGGCAACTACCGCGAGGGCAGACCCCGGGCAGTGAAGCCGCGGGCTCTGCTGCTCAGCCTCGACTACGCACCACAGACCGGCGGCCAGCCCAGGCTGATAACGGCCATAGTCGAGGCCACCGCCGACATGGTCGACTGGAAGGTCATAACCGCCGCACCTGGCGCACCCGACGAGCGCGTTGTGCGCGCCGGCGGCATGCGCTCCATGGTGACCCAGACACTGAGGGCCAGGCGCTGGCTCGATGCCGCAGACGACCGCCTGGTGGTCAGCGCCCACGCCTATCTGGGCCCACTCGCCCATGTGGTCGGCCTGCTCTCGAAGGCTCCTGTGAGCACCCTTTGCTACGGGCGCGAGCTGGTACCGGCGAACCTGGCCCACCGGCTGGCTTTGTCGACCCTGCGCTTGGACCACAAGGTGGTGACCATCAGTCGGCACAGCCAGGACGTGGTGCGAGGACTCGGAGTGAAGCCCCAACACAGCGCCTGGGTGGGGTGCGAACTGAAGCCCAGGTTCACCCGACCCGGCGACCCTTCGCCACGCACACAAGCCGGCCTGCACGCCGTGGCCGTGACCCGGCTCTGCGAGGGATACAAGAACCTCGAGGTCACCCTGCGAGCGGTGGCGTTGCTGGTGGCCGACGGCACCGTCGAGCACTACACGATCGTCGGCGACGGCCCCAGGCGGGCCTCGCTTCAGCGCAGGATCGATCGCCTCGGGCTCGGCGAACACGTCACCCTGGCCGGGAGACTCGACGACCGACAGCTGGGCGACCTGCTGCAGACGGCACATGTCGGTCTGTTCCCCAGCCGAGTCTCGAGGGCAGAGGGCGGCTTCGAAGGCTTCGGCATAGTGGTTCAAGAGTTCGCCGCGGCGGGCTTGCCGGTGATCGTCGGTGATGTCGGCGGAGCGGGCGATGCCGCCAGGACCGAGTGGGCCAAACTGGTCCAGCCGGACGACCTGGCGGCCTGGGTGGACGCTCTGGATGAACTAGCCCGCGACGAGCCCCTGCGCATGTCGATGGCGCAGGCCGCCCACCGCTTTGGCCAGACCCTCGACACCGCAACCACCGCCCGCTCGTTTCTGGACGCCCTGCGAGGTGTTCCAGCGCCCACACCGATCAGCCGCCGAAACCTGCTGGGGGTGAACTGA
- the asnB gene encoding asparagine synthase (glutamine-hydrolyzing) codes for MCGLAGALGPDAPDRAQRAMQRLLHRGPDGSGMWSSGQVAMAHTRLAIIDPTPASSQPFQRDSLVVTYNGEIYNHLELKRQLAATGSRFETAGDTEVLVEVLLRMGTPGLSRLRGMFAAAIWDRSDSSLMLVRDSDGIKPLYWRTSGTVVEWASEARVLADDEPHLLRGRAVREFLRFGAPVSEPIFEHVNEVPPGSVVRFDRSGVTVRPFAATDSTSPDWDSAGVAGLDPVRTLGRSIAEHARSDRPVALFLSGGFDSAALLRGLRDAGVSPLGLTLATSDNREDVARAKRTAANYGIEHEIVEVDDTTIVDETNEFWQGLDQPGIDGFNTHLISRAAAQRGFPVALSGLGADEILGGYRYYRTEPAMGLAERVIGPIPPSLRKRAAAVASRLSGRPEARLAAAMGAKGVTERHMAFRTLFDAEEVTRLTGCAPSVSVRWDGSGDAAAGQFAALDTATYLRPTLLRDADIHSMRHGVELRVPFVDRHVKAAVGGRSRALTKAELARAWGDRFLEAKATEPKLTFRLPWNRWMPAILDAHKDLLLAPQPWRGLIDPVEADAILNHDRRGRGEPLRAWALLVLAAWIDQRQAAQTEPLDRSPGRTPKEVRA; via the coding sequence ATGTGCGGCTTGGCCGGAGCGCTCGGGCCCGATGCGCCAGACAGGGCGCAACGGGCGATGCAACGCTTGCTGCACAGAGGCCCCGACGGCTCGGGGATGTGGTCGTCGGGCCAGGTGGCGATGGCGCACACGCGGCTTGCGATCATCGACCCGACCCCAGCATCTTCGCAGCCGTTCCAGCGCGACTCGCTGGTCGTCACATACAACGGCGAGATCTACAACCACCTCGAGCTGAAGCGCCAGTTGGCGGCCACGGGATCGCGGTTCGAAACCGCAGGAGACACCGAGGTGTTGGTCGAGGTGCTGTTGCGCATGGGCACGCCGGGCCTGTCGCGCCTCAGGGGCATGTTCGCCGCCGCCATCTGGGATCGATCCGATAGCAGCCTGATGTTGGTTCGCGACAGCGACGGCATCAAGCCGCTGTACTGGCGCACCTCGGGCACGGTCGTCGAGTGGGCATCGGAAGCCCGGGTGCTGGCAGACGACGAGCCCCATCTGCTTCGGGGGCGCGCGGTGCGCGAGTTTCTCCGCTTCGGCGCTCCGGTTTCCGAGCCGATCTTCGAACACGTGAACGAGGTGCCGCCGGGATCGGTGGTGAGGTTCGATCGGTCGGGGGTGACGGTCAGACCCTTCGCCGCTACCGACTCGACCTCACCCGACTGGGACTCGGCAGGCGTAGCCGGCCTCGACCCGGTCCGCACGCTCGGTAGGTCCATAGCCGAACACGCAAGATCCGACCGGCCGGTGGCGCTGTTCCTCAGTGGCGGATTCGACTCGGCCGCTCTGCTTCGGGGGCTTCGCGACGCTGGTGTGTCGCCTTTGGGCCTGACGCTGGCTACGTCCGACAACCGGGAAGACGTGGCCAGGGCCAAACGGACGGCGGCCAACTATGGGATCGAGCACGAGATAGTCGAGGTCGACGACACAACAATCGTCGACGAGACCAACGAGTTCTGGCAGGGCCTCGACCAGCCGGGAATCGATGGCTTCAACACACACCTGATCTCGCGCGCAGCTGCACAGCGAGGCTTTCCCGTGGCACTCAGTGGTTTGGGGGCCGACGAGATATTGGGTGGCTACCGCTACTACAGAACCGAACCGGCCATGGGGCTTGCCGAGCGTGTGATCGGCCCGATTCCGCCCAGCCTGCGCAAGCGAGCAGCCGCCGTTGCGTCGCGCTTGTCTGGCCGGCCCGAGGCCAGGCTTGCCGCGGCCATGGGAGCCAAGGGCGTCACGGAACGACACATGGCTTTTCGCACGCTGTTCGACGCCGAAGAGGTAACCCGATTGACCGGCTGCGCCCCTTCGGTGTCGGTCCGCTGGGACGGGTCCGGCGACGCGGCGGCCGGCCAGTTCGCCGCTCTGGATACTGCGACCTATCTGCGCCCGACGCTGCTGCGAGACGCGGACATCCACTCGATGCGCCACGGCGTAGAACTGCGGGTGCCGTTCGTCGATCGCCACGTGAAAGCAGCGGTTGGTGGCCGGTCTCGGGCGCTGACCAAGGCCGAACTGGCCCGAGCATGGGGAGACCGGTTCCTCGAAGCCAAGGCGACCGAGCCCAAACTGACCTTCCGTCTACCCTGGAATCGCTGGATGCCTGCCATCCTCGACGCCCACAAGGACCTGCTGTTGGCGCCACAACCATGGCGCGGGCTGATCGACCCGGTCGAGGCAGACGCGATCTTGAACCACGACCGCAGAGGTCGCGGAGAGCCATTGAGGGCTTGGGCGCTGCTGGTGCTGGCCGCTTGGATCGACCAACGACAGGCCGCCCAAACCGAGCCGCTCGACAGATCGCCTGGCCGGACCCCGAAGGAGGTACGCGCATGA
- a CDS encoding glycosyltransferase family 4 protein, which yields MRIMFVSPGGHAQGGAERSLALLMAGLLERGHEVHVAVMETGDASTAFREVGATVAGIAGEGTPWGRRHGSAPQMLASTLVGAPDLVRTVGRLRQMIARSRPDVVHSNGFRSHVLSPLLGAGPAPIVWSLRDRAPSRWQRQVLQHASRSAAAVAANSTFTADQLHHPSVRVISNPIESATVPDKSTAQASLGLADDRHVVAVLAHLHPSKGHDIAIDALAGWNPNERPLLLLAGGDLYADSARYRSELQARATSAGLDEDVRFLGAVDDIGTVLAAADVVVHPCRYPEGFGRVVPEAQAAGVPVVATALGGVLDLISHDENGLLVPAGSAQALRDAIDSAMWPGERRTRLIEMGRLSAARFAPARHVDAMERLYREVCGHVDQPARASLQPVGSRAGSTPGLADDTDEVGQQITL from the coding sequence ATGAGGATCATGTTCGTCAGCCCGGGCGGGCACGCTCAGGGTGGCGCCGAACGAAGCCTCGCACTGTTGATGGCAGGACTGCTCGAACGCGGGCACGAGGTGCATGTAGCCGTCATGGAGACAGGCGATGCATCGACCGCATTTCGAGAGGTCGGTGCCACGGTCGCCGGCATCGCCGGTGAGGGCACCCCCTGGGGCCGCCGTCACGGATCGGCGCCGCAGATGTTGGCCTCGACCCTCGTCGGCGCACCGGACCTGGTACGAACCGTGGGTCGTCTCCGCCAGATGATCGCCCGCTCCCGACCAGACGTCGTCCACTCGAACGGTTTCCGGAGCCATGTGCTGTCTCCGCTGTTGGGCGCCGGGCCGGCTCCGATCGTTTGGAGTCTCAGAGACAGAGCCCCCAGCAGGTGGCAGCGGCAGGTGCTGCAACACGCCAGCCGCAGCGCGGCCGCGGTCGCAGCCAACTCGACCTTCACCGCAGACCAGCTACATCACCCCTCGGTGCGCGTCATCTCGAACCCCATCGAATCGGCGACCGTTCCCGACAAGTCGACCGCCCAGGCCAGCCTGGGTCTTGCGGACGATCGTCATGTGGTCGCAGTTCTGGCACATCTGCATCCGTCGAAAGGGCACGACATCGCCATCGACGCTCTCGCCGGGTGGAATCCAAACGAACGGCCCCTGCTCTTGCTGGCGGGCGGCGACCTGTACGCCGACTCGGCCCGATATCGATCCGAGTTGCAGGCCCGGGCCACCTCGGCAGGGCTCGACGAAGACGTGCGCTTCCTCGGAGCCGTCGACGATATTGGCACCGTGTTGGCCGCGGCGGATGTGGTGGTGCACCCGTGCCGCTACCCCGAGGGGTTCGGCAGGGTCGTGCCCGAAGCTCAAGCGGCTGGAGTGCCTGTGGTAGCGACGGCTCTGGGCGGGGTGCTCGACCTGATCTCCCACGACGAGAACGGCCTTCTGGTGCCTGCTGGCTCGGCGCAAGCTCTGCGCGACGCCATCGACAGCGCCATGTGGCCTGGAGAACGTCGAACCCGCCTGATCGAAATGGGCCGCCTGAGCGCCGCACGTTTCGCGCCGGCGCGCCATGTCGACGCTATGGAGCGCCTGTACCGCGAGGTGTGCGGACACGTCGATCAACCGGCGAGGGCGTCGCTGCAACCGGTCGGCTCGCGCGCCGGGTCAACGCCGGGGCTTGCCGATGACACTGACGAGGTTGGTCAGCAGATCACGCTCTGA
- a CDS encoding class I SAM-dependent methyltransferase: MGSTILDSVFERELPVATTVARAAGPAYRWVCSQRAVRQRIAPWLDDVALDDFSLTGAGLGPDDGLRRLERGGHLEGATVLVLGCGEGPEIGDYWLDRGAYHVVGMDLFAYPDAWAEVKTRAADEGLKASFALSDGANLAVADTSVDLVFSQSVLEHVVDLDSFLSECNRVLTDSGRFFAYFGPLWSTYGGPHVGQLGYDHLLVDDASYLEAARRVGGGWEHWLEAGLFNRLRFDEYIDHIERHFEIERLGVVASRKGLGFRQNHPDEWNRLRRSHSERDLLTNLVSVIGKPRR, translated from the coding sequence GTGGGCTCCACGATTCTCGACAGCGTGTTCGAGCGCGAACTTCCCGTGGCGACGACCGTCGCGCGGGCCGCAGGCCCTGCATATCGATGGGTCTGTTCGCAGCGGGCGGTTCGGCAGCGGATCGCGCCATGGCTCGACGACGTCGCCCTGGATGACTTCAGCCTCACGGGTGCAGGGCTGGGGCCAGACGACGGCCTCAGGCGCCTCGAGCGGGGAGGTCACCTCGAAGGGGCGACGGTGCTGGTGCTGGGGTGCGGAGAGGGTCCCGAGATCGGCGACTACTGGCTGGATCGAGGGGCATACCACGTCGTCGGCATGGACCTGTTCGCCTACCCAGACGCCTGGGCGGAGGTCAAGACCAGGGCGGCCGACGAGGGTCTGAAGGCCAGCTTCGCACTGTCGGATGGTGCGAACCTGGCCGTGGCCGACACCAGCGTCGACCTGGTGTTCAGCCAGTCGGTTCTGGAGCATGTGGTCGACCTCGACTCGTTCTTGTCCGAATGCAACAGGGTGCTGACCGACTCGGGTCGATTCTTCGCCTACTTCGGGCCGCTCTGGAGCACGTATGGCGGCCCGCACGTCGGCCAATTGGGCTACGACCACCTGCTGGTCGACGACGCCTCGTATCTGGAGGCCGCCCGCCGGGTTGGTGGCGGCTGGGAACATTGGCTCGAGGCCGGCCTCTTCAATCGCCTGCGATTCGACGAGTACATCGACCACATCGAACGGCACTTCGAGATCGAACGTCTGGGCGTGGTCGCCAGTCGAAAGGGCCTGGGTTTTCGCCAGAACCATCCCGACGAGTGGAACCGGCTCAGGCGGTCACACTCAGAGCGTGATCTGCTGACCAACCTCGTCAGTGTCATCGGCAAGCCCCGGCGTTGA
- a CDS encoding glycosyltransferase — translation MLTSSRPVDDDPLTGLEQRELIAPMSPRAKLAARVFSLLVVASSLAYLAWRAGFTIAWGSWWVSVPLLLAEAHLVGRSIMTVYELWDLDSAPPAPPVASTSARVAVFIATYDEGPEVLLPTLAAALALEPTHETWLLDDGKRPEVEEMARALGARYVTRPTNEHAKAGNLNHALALCDADLVAVLDADHVPERNFLRNTLGYFADPAVALVQTPQEFYNGDSFLHWGKKGRHEEQFFHRVIMPGKNRANAAFWTGTNAVLRTAAIEWIGGVSTATITEDMHTTVRLHRTGWKTVHHNEVLARGLAARNYAEFHTQRWRWGAGAMQSLAVENPLLSRGLTFGQRMMYLASASSWFDSWRTLALHILPVVAITTGAAPVNAPIGVLVPIVMGLHLLQFSLSKVLGRGRLRLLPTLVFEVLKMPANLSSSLVFLKPRRLKFAVTPKGRSASGRTRHTVPAMLWSLLTLDLIGWAYATLAVGGAVEVPVESQGLLLLGVGWILMNLFVVVLAIDRIRRSSFGGERRAGHRAEAQIDASLDGMRARTLDVSLTGASLLVRGEIAAVGGRASVVLDLADGPALLEGTIRRSRPTAVDGVSHVGVEWDPGQWGSLARLATTLFRTGATLQMV, via the coding sequence ATGCTGACGTCGTCAAGGCCGGTGGACGACGATCCTCTCACCGGTCTCGAACAGCGCGAGTTGATCGCGCCCATGTCGCCGCGGGCCAAGTTGGCAGCCCGCGTATTCTCGCTGCTCGTCGTCGCTTCCAGCCTGGCCTATTTGGCTTGGCGCGCCGGGTTCACCATCGCTTGGGGCAGTTGGTGGGTGTCGGTGCCGCTGCTCTTGGCCGAAGCCCACCTGGTCGGGCGCTCGATCATGACCGTTTACGAGCTGTGGGACCTGGACTCCGCACCGCCTGCCCCACCGGTGGCCTCGACATCGGCCAGGGTGGCCGTGTTCATCGCCACCTACGACGAGGGGCCCGAGGTGTTGTTGCCGACCCTGGCGGCTGCGCTGGCGCTGGAGCCGACCCACGAAACCTGGTTGTTGGACGACGGCAAGCGGCCCGAGGTAGAGGAGATGGCGCGGGCTTTGGGCGCCCGATACGTGACCCGCCCGACCAACGAGCACGCCAAGGCCGGCAACCTGAACCACGCGCTGGCTCTGTGCGATGCCGACCTGGTGGCCGTGCTCGATGCCGACCACGTGCCCGAGAGGAACTTCCTGCGCAACACCCTCGGCTACTTCGCCGACCCGGCTGTGGCGTTGGTGCAGACTCCTCAAGAGTTCTACAACGGAGACTCGTTCTTGCATTGGGGCAAGAAGGGTCGCCACGAGGAGCAGTTCTTCCACCGTGTGATCATGCCGGGCAAGAACCGCGCCAATGCCGCATTCTGGACGGGCACCAACGCGGTGCTGAGAACTGCGGCCATCGAGTGGATCGGCGGCGTCTCGACTGCGACCATCACCGAGGACATGCACACGACGGTGCGTCTTCATCGCACCGGGTGGAAGACGGTGCACCACAACGAGGTGTTGGCACGAGGCCTCGCGGCCAGGAACTATGCCGAGTTCCACACCCAGCGTTGGCGTTGGGGAGCCGGCGCGATGCAGTCGCTGGCCGTCGAGAACCCGCTCTTGTCCCGCGGGCTCACCTTCGGCCAGCGGATGATGTACCTGGCGTCGGCGTCGTCGTGGTTCGACAGCTGGCGAACGCTGGCACTGCACATCTTGCCCGTGGTGGCGATAACAACCGGAGCTGCCCCGGTGAATGCCCCCATCGGTGTCTTGGTTCCCATCGTCATGGGCCTTCACCTTCTGCAGTTCTCGCTTTCGAAGGTTCTGGGGCGAGGCCGTTTGAGGTTGTTGCCCACGCTGGTGTTCGAGGTATTGAAGATGCCGGCAAACCTCTCGTCCTCACTCGTGTTCCTGAAGCCGCGGCGGCTGAAGTTCGCAGTTACACCCAAGGGTCGCTCGGCCTCGGGTCGAACCCGTCACACCGTTCCTGCGATGTTGTGGTCGCTGCTGACCCTCGACCTGATCGGCTGGGCGTACGCGACCCTGGCTGTGGGTGGAGCCGTGGAGGTGCCGGTCGAAAGCCAGGGTCTTCTGCTGCTGGGCGTCGGGTGGATACTGATGAACCTGTTCGTCGTGGTGCTGGCGATCGATCGAATCAGGCGGTCGAGCTTCGGCGGCGAACGGCGGGCCGGTCATCGGGCCGAGGCCCAGATCGACGCTTCACTGGACGGCATGAGGGCACGCACCTTGGACGTGTCGTTGACCGGAGCGTCGCTGCTGGTCCGTGGCGAGATCGCCGCTGTCGGAGGTCGTGCAAGCGTGGTTCTGGATCTCGCCGACGGCCCGGCGCTGTTGGAGGGGACGATCCGACGGTCGCGCCCGACAGCGGTCGACGGCGTCAGCCATGTGGGTGTCGAGTGGGACCCTGGCCAGTGGGGCTCGTTGGCGAGGTTGGCCACGACGCTGTTCCGTACCGGTGCGACTTTGCAGATGGTCTGA
- a CDS encoding glycosyl hydrolase: MQIHRSANTGCETDRHLLAVAAADLLIEGGDWLTEAGDSADGRLMLSHDLGRSTLAFIVVFCLGVVTLASASRTDSSAAAQTSASTLVPRPAASTTAPAPPDATPEVAGPPTTNILVPTTGQGPTTTQSPPTTQAPADPYAWLESIPAPGQTFIGVTTETGSRAEIEAFAAAAEKAPDVVMISRDWAEASPDIATIEQITSWGYMPLIAWEPWNHRVESTFDRRRGEQPEFKLSTIIDGEHDDLIDAWATELAAWGRPVAIRFAHEMNGFWYPWSESVNGNATGEFVAAWRHVHTRFAQAGADNVIWIWSPNPTDPSLTPIGGLYPGDDYVDWVGVVGYLGNGIDPRVYVPTFDQLFGPTIDEVRELTDKPLVLTELGATEQGGKKALWLTHVLETAAQRDDIVGFIWFEVDKETDWRIVSSPEARSAFAEVVARPEFGISR, encoded by the coding sequence ATGCAGATCCATCGGTCAGCGAACACCGGTTGTGAGACTGATCGGCACCTCCTGGCGGTGGCCGCGGCCGACCTGCTCATAGAAGGGGGCGACTGGCTCACAGAAGCTGGCGACAGTGCCGATGGACGATTGATGCTGTCGCACGATCTGGGGCGCTCGACGCTCGCCTTCATAGTCGTGTTCTGCCTGGGCGTGGTCACCCTGGCCAGCGCGTCGCGTACCGACAGCTCGGCAGCGGCCCAGACCTCGGCCTCGACGCTGGTGCCTCGCCCGGCAGCCTCGACGACCGCGCCGGCGCCCCCCGACGCAACCCCGGAGGTCGCAGGCCCACCCACCACGAACATCCTCGTGCCCACCACAGGCCAAGGCCCAACGACCACCCAGTCGCCGCCGACCACCCAAGCTCCCGCCGATCCCTACGCATGGCTCGAATCGATACCCGCGCCCGGCCAGACGTTCATCGGCGTGACCACCGAGACCGGCTCTCGGGCCGAGATCGAGGCTTTCGCTGCCGCCGCCGAGAAGGCTCCCGACGTGGTGATGATCTCGCGCGACTGGGCCGAGGCGTCGCCCGACATAGCGACCATCGAGCAGATCACTTCGTGGGGCTACATGCCACTGATCGCCTGGGAGCCATGGAACCATCGGGTCGAGTCGACGTTCGACCGTCGCCGCGGCGAGCAGCCCGAGTTCAAGCTCTCGACGATCATCGACGGCGAACACGACGATCTGATCGATGCGTGGGCCACCGAGCTGGCCGCATGGGGTCGACCGGTCGCCATCCGCTTCGCACACGAGATGAACGGCTTCTGGTACCCGTGGTCAGAGTCGGTCAACGGCAACGCCACCGGAGAGTTCGTAGCTGCCTGGCGTCACGTACACACACGGTTCGCCCAGGCCGGCGCCGACAACGTCATCTGGATATGGAGCCCGAACCCCACCGACCCTTCCCTAACCCCCATCGGTGGCCTGTACCCGGGCGACGACTACGTCGACTGGGTCGGTGTCGTGGGATATCTGGGCAACGGAATCGATCCGCGGGTCTATGTGCCGACCTTCGACCAGCTCTTCGGGCCGACCATCGACGAGGTCCGCGAGCTGACCGACAAGCCGCTGGTGCTGACCGAACTGGGCGCCACCGAACAGGGCGGAAAAAAGGCGCTGTGGCTGACACACGTACTGGAGACCGCGGCCCAACGTGACGACATCGTCGGGTTCATCTGGTTCGAGGTCGACAAGGAGACTGACTGGCGCATCGTGTCTTCGCCCGAGGCTCGGTCGGCGTTCGCCGAGGTGGTCGCACGCCCCGAGTTCGGCATCAGCCGCTGA